The following is a genomic window from candidate division WOR-3 bacterium.
ATAGTAAGTAGGAGCGGTTTCCCAACCGCGATCAATCGCCGCTGGAAGCGGCTCCTACATCACAACATTACATCAAAATTGCGAAAATATAGGGCAAACCTTCAGAGCCTGCCCCGAACCTTGTTTCGGGTCTGCCTTTAATCAATAAAAACGCGATTACGGACTGAATTCTTCATTCTCCGAGCGATAATTACCAAAAACTGATATTCCACCTATCGCATAGATTTTATTATTCACGACACCGACTGCCAGTGCCCTTCTTGGTGTAGGCATTGCAGGCTTTGTTGTCCAGGTATTTGAATTGGGGTCATATTCTTCATTTAACGAAAGGAAATTTTTACCATCAAATCCGCCGATTGCATATATCTTGCCATTAACAACGCCAACTGCCAAACCACCCCTTTTTAAAGACATATCAGTCTTTGTCTCCCAGGTATTCGTTGCCGGGTCATAGACCTCAACGACTGAAAGATAACCACTATCATTGGCACCACCAATAACATAAATTTTCCCATTCACCACCCCAACACCAACCCATGCCCGCAAGGTCGGCATTGGTGCTCTTGTAAACCACTGGTTTATTCCCGGGTCGTATACTTCATTCGTTCCCAGATAATTTCCATTCGCATAACCACCGATCGCATAGATTTTATTGTCAACGACCGCAATGCCAAGACATTCCCGCGGAAATGACATCGGCGCCTTCGTTGTCCAGGTATCGGTTTGTGGGTCATACATTTCATTTGTGGAAAGTGCTCCACCGTTTTCACCACCAATTACATAGATTTTGCCATTTACTACTGCCGCGCCAGCTCCGTACCTTGGGGTGGGCATAGGACTTTTTGTCGTCCAGGAATCAATCATTGGGTCATATACTTCATTCTTATCGCAGTAGTAGGTATATTTACTGTATCCACCTATCGCATATAATTTTCCATCAACAACCCCTATTCCAAGACCATCCCTTTTCGTCGGCATCTCTGCCCTTTTTACCCATGGTCCACCAACTCCCGTGATTACAATCTGTGCAGGAGATGACCAACCTGAAGTATCACCATTTACATCTATTGCCTGTGCCCTGACCAAATATATATCCGGTGTGCTCCAGGAATGTCGTGCGGTTGTTGACTCGCCTGACCCAACAAAATCAGTCCATTCCGATATCACACCATCACCCCAATCAAACCTAAGTGCAACATTATCTTCATCAATATCTATTGCGGCCGAAGAAAAATTATAAAAAGAATCAACCAATCCACTTTCTGGTCCGGAAGGAGTCACCGGTATCATAGGGCAATTATTTTTGCCACCACAGGCAATTATTACCAATAAAATGGCAACAATGTATGAATATTGAGAAAATCCTGCCATAATTACCTCCTATTAGATTATAACAATTTTTTGTGAAAAATTTGTGAAAAAATGCAAAAGATAATAATCTTCAATATCACTGGACAATTAGAACAGGAATTTATTTTCAATAATCATAGTATTTTAAACACCAAAATTTCAACCACAAGATTGAAATCAGGGGTTTATTTTATACAAATCTATGCCGAAGATATACATCAAATCAAGAAATTGATTATTATTAGATAAATACACTAATACTTTAATTAGTGAATTTGCTTCGGTTCTCACATACCCTGCGGAAGTGATAACCCTGGATTGATATTGTTACAGCAGTTGGAAATAAAGTCGGGCTTTTGAACAAGGTCCAGAAAAACAATAGCCAGAAATAACGAAAATAAACCAGTTTCAGTCTTATTTTCCAGCCTTTCTGGAAAAAGTATTATGCTTTATTGCCGTACCAGCATCTAAGCCCATCCACCAAAAACCATTTTTTAATATCCCCAGACTTCCTGGAGATATACGGTTCTTCTACAGGATGGACACAAAAATCTTAAATGTTCACTACGGTATGGTGGTGGAGAAGGCATTTTGGGCATCGCCTCCTCACCGAATTCTTGTGATAATACCAAAAATAGATTGGGATTGGCATAGGCAAGTTCGCCAACCCGGCGGGCAATCCATAATAGATGCGCCCTTGTAGTAATTACCTCACCACACCGTTCACACAAAATCAATTCTTTCTCAATCGCATTCTCATAACCTTCTTTCTTGATCTGCGCCAGGTCATATTCCTGGGTGTGATAGATCCCCTCTTTTGTTGTGCAATATGCAACACACTGACCACAATATATACAACGCTCCTGATAATGGATCTCCCGGCGCACTCTTTTGATTTTATCATCAATCTGGGCACGGGCATTTGCCGGACATACCTCAACGCAGGCACCGCATAAAATGCACTTATCAAAATTGAACTCTATCTTTCCCCGAAATCTTTTCGCCGCGGGCGAAGGTTTAAACGGAAATTTACTTGTATAAGGACCTTTAAATATCGCCCTTATTGCCTCACCAAGTTCCCTCAATTTTGGCTTACGCATCTTGCCTCCCGGATATTCTTGCAAGGCTAAAGCCTTGCCTTACATTATTTTTCTTATTCACCCTTATTCTCACCTCTTAACCCTTTTTCTTCTATCTGCTCTCCACCCAACTTCTCAGCACCGTATCTATCAATGATTGACTCTTTCCAGAGTTTTATTCCATAATGAAGAGAACCCTTTAATAAGGCATGAGCACCAACAGGATTGGTCAAAAGCAAGAATACACCACAGATTAACGCCTTTATACCCGTCTGGGAAAAGCCATAAAGCAAGAATATACCAATCATTAAACCGAATGAACCAAGGGTAACACATTTTGTAGAAGTCTGGAGACGATTGTAAATATCAGGGAATCGGACAAGTCCCACGGTTCCTAACAAATTAAACAAAATTCCAATCCAGATTATTATCCAGCCAATCGGGCTAATCATCTAAACTCCTTCTTTCCAGATACTTTGCAAGGGCAAGGGTGCCAATAAAACTGAACAAGGCGATGATGATTGCCAGATCCATTAGATAAGGCAGGTTATAGAAGATTGCAGTGAGGGCGGTAATATTTACAAATATCGTTCCCATAATATCCACACCCACGGCACGGTCCGGAATTGTCGGACCCTGCTGAATTCTATATAAACATAAGAACGCACTGAAGGTAAGAACTATAAACATCAGAATCATAATACACTCCTCATTGAATGCCAAATAAATCGAGCAAATGCACTTTTCTCTATAAATCCCAAATCCCAAGCATCAAATCCCAAACAAATCACGAATTTCAATAATCTAAATGAAATGTCGTTGTTTGTTGGTTGCGAAAAGCGATTCGTCTGTAGTTGGTCGTAACACGAAACCGCTTTTCTAAACCTTAGCGCATTTCGCAACCGTAAAACGCTTGAACATCTTTTCGGATTTCGGGTGCTAATCAAATATCCTCCTCAAAAATCGCTCAAATGGTCGGGCAATAATCTTTGATGCATTCTCAATATCGGTTGCCTGAACATAAATCCAGTGGATGTAGAGATAATCTCCATCTATATCCACGGTCATCGTTCCTGGGGTAAGGGTAATTGAGTTCGCCAAAAATACTTTTCCGGTATCGGATTTCAGATTCGTCTTAATCTTAACAATACCTGGTTTCAATGGTCTCTGGGGATGGAGTGTCCGGTATGCTACATCAAGGTTTGCTTTGATCATATACCATATAAATACAGGAACATAAATTATCAACCAGAATAATCTATGCGGCTGGAGCAATTTTTGTGGCTTATCAGTAAAATAACCACCAAATAATATCGTTCCTAAAAGAACTACAATCACACCCGCAATAATATGGTCTAAATTAGTTGTCAAAGTTAATAAGAGCCATAGCCCAAAGCCAATTACAAAATAAATTACATATTTCATAGGAACCATCCTTTTTCAACCTTATTTACCCTTCTTAACCCTTCTTCACCCATCTTCCGTGGAAGCATCATACCTCCCTTCACCCTCACCCTGAAATGAATTCGGGGCAGGCTCTTAATCCTCTCCCTTCAAGGGATAGGGAATGGCGGAATGGTTTCATTAAAATCCTCCCAATATCAGATTGATGTATTCAGTTCCTCTGAGCAATGCCTCAGCCGCCGGTTGTATCACAAAATCCATCATTGGTTTATACCCAATTCCCAAGAGAATAATTAAAATGACCAAAAATACCATTGCCACACGCATAAGGAATGGAGATTCTTTAGCCTCTACCCCATTTTTCTTCAAATACACATTGTTTTCAATCTTTAGCAAATAGCCAAGTGTAACACCGCTGAATCCAATTGCCACGATTGCAAGCCACAAGAACCCTTGTTTTATCGCACCAATGGCGATTAAAAATTTTGCGAAGAACCCCACAAGTGGTGGAAGTCCTATCAAAGACAAAGCACCAAATCTAAAACTCCAGGCAGTTGTCGGCATTCTCTCACCCAGACCACCCAGTTTATTAATATCCCTCGTGCCGGTTGCATATACTACAGAACCTGATGTTAAAAATAGTAAGCCTTTGGCAAGTGCATGGGCAAGGATATATAGTATTGCACCCGCAACACCATAAAAATTACCAACCCCTAAACCAAGCATTATATAACCCACCTGGGAAACCGTAGAATATCCTAACAGGCGTTTATAATCGTTCTGGTTTAGTGCAGTAACTCCTGCGAAGATTATTGATAAAAGCCCCAAGCCAATGAGAATATTAAAGAAGAAAGGCGCATTTTCGCGATTGAGACCGAATATATTAAAAATAAACCGGGCACTTGTATAAACTCCAAGGACTTTGATAAACACACCAGAAAGTAGACTCGATATTGGTGCAGGTGCTGCCGGATGGGCATCAGGAAGCCAGAAATGGAATGGCACAAGTGCTGCCTTTACTGAAAAAGCAAAGAGCAAGAGTGATAGAATTGACCAGTAGAATGCCGAATCCTTTATTGATTGCAAAGAAAGGGCGATATCCGCAAGGTTCAATGTTGAAGTCTTGGCATAAATCAATGCTATCGTCAAAAGAAGTGTCATACCGGCGATTTCGCCCATAACCATATATTTAAAAGAAGCCTCAAGTTCTTCTGCTTCTATACCGAAACTCACAAGGGCATAAGAAGCGATTGCAGAGATTTCTATCCAGACAAACATATTGAATAAATCACCGGTTACCGAAATACCCATTAAACCGGTAGTAATCAACATATATAATGTCCAGAATTTCCATTGACCTGTATAATGGTTCAAATAGCGGATTGCAAAAAGGGCACCAGAAAACACGACAATTGAAATCACCAGTGTCATAAATGCCGATAGGGCATCAAAACTGAATACGATACCGATCGGCGGTGGCCAGTTACCAAATTTATAAACGAGCATCGGAAATCCCTGGATTACTGCAATTCCATATAACGAAAGAACAAATAATAAAAAAGTAGTAATATTGCCAATAATTGGTGCAAATGGTTTCCATAATTTAGAGAGAAGAGGTATGAGGAAGGCAGATAACAAAGGTATAGCAATTAAAAGTGGTAGAAAGGTCATGCTCTCCTCCTTATTAAAAGGGAGAAGAGGGGAAAAAACGGGTAAAGAGGGGAAAACGCGGCTTGATATAATATTTTAATCATGCCGTTACCTCCAATTTCTTTTTGGTGAGTGATTGAATTAATCTCATCAGGAGATAATCTGTCCGCACAATTAAATTATTGAGAACTGCATATTCTCTATTATTAATGAGATTATCCTCAAGACAATCATCAACATCGCCAGAAAGTTCACCAAGAGAACCTTGGGCAATTGAAAGATGATGAATGTAATCACCAATTGAACTTCTCTTGTATCCTTCCTGAATATTCTGCTTTATAGACCTTGGGAATTTTTTGGTAATTTCATATACTAATTTCCTCAATTCACAAGCATTTTTCCATACAATTAACTTGGTATATCCCTTGACCATTAAGCCTTTCACTCCTTTTCCCCCATTCATCTCTTTTCTTCCTTCTTCACCCATACCTTTTTCAACTATCCCTTTTTTACCCCTTTTCAACCTTATTTTCCCTTCTTCACCCATTCTTGTTAGCCCTTTAACTTCTTTATCTCACTCACATCAAATGTCTTGAACTTTTCGTATATTCGGACGATGAAGGATAGGAGCAGGGCGGTTGTTCCAAGACCAATCACAATTGCGGTAAGAACAAGTGCCTGGGGGACCGGGTCAACAAAATTATGAGGCATATCAAGTTTCGTTATGATTGGTGCAATCGCGCCCTTTTTAAAACCAATTAATGCAAAGAGCAAATTCACGGCATACTCCATTATTGCAAATCCAATCGCAATCTTTATTAAATTGCGCTTTGCAACAACTGCATACAAACCAATTAGAAATAAAATCATACAACTTGCGAAAACAACCATCAGTCCTCCTTATTATATCGTCTACCGTTTACCGCTGACCGTTGACCGACATCATAATTGTGCGTACCTTTTACCGTTGACCGTTTACCGTTAACCGATTGCTCAAGTTTAATCAACATAGGAGAAATACGAATGCAAATTTCGCGGAGATTTTCATAAATATTCTGACTTATGAGCTTACGCCTTTTCAAAAGCGTTATCATTGGGATACATTCACGGTCGGATGTTAGTGTTATCTTGTAGTAATGCTTTTTCTCTCTATTAGAAATCTTACCACTGCCTTCAGCAATATTGCTCACAATAGAAAGTGCGGTACGTCTGAAATTGTCACCGAGCGAACTTTGCAATTGCCACGGTATTTTAGAAGTAATTTCAAAAACTTCGTCAACAAAATCAAGCGCAAGTTGATAGACATCAAGTTTTTCAAAATCAAAAACAAAATTTTTATAATCGGTAAACGGTTCACGGTTAACGTTTATCGGCTTTTCACTCATATCAGTCCTCCATTATATATTTCAATGCGGCAAGGGCAAGGAAAATAGATAATAGGCCAACCGAAACCTTTATACCGATCGCAATATTACATATTGGTATCAAACCAGCACTGAAAAGATGTAAGGGTTTACCGAGTCCAAAAATGGGTTCGTTCAAAAAGAATACACCTGCTACCAATAATCCCGTAAACGCTGCACCCCAGAAGAGCAGGGCACCGATACTTTCAAATACCGAACCAATCGTAGATAATCTTTTTTCTTTTTCCGCAGCACTTCCAAAAGAAAGGACCCGCAAAATTAATGCACCCGAAACAATAACGCCACCAGCAAAACCACCCCCTGGTGTTAAATGTCCATGCAAAATAATATAGATACCATACATAAATATGAAACCACTTACGAGATTTGTGATACGCCTAACGATAAGGCTCATAGCGCCTCCTATTTTCTTCCTGTTTTCCTCATCACCGCCAGTACTCCAATCACTGATGTGAATAGCACCGTTGCCTCACCGAGTGTATCAAGTCCGCGGAAATCAAGGATTACATCCGCAACAATGTTTGCACCACCAACTTTAGGTAAGCCCAATTTTATATATTCACTCGCCACCTTCATAATCGGCGAACCAAAAGGCGGCAAAGAGCTGAATATCCGTTCAATTATAATAATAAAAAGAATCACAAAAAATCCGTAAAAAACCAAGCCCGAAATTTGTGCGGGTGTGAATTTCTTATTCACAGTTTCGTCAATGTCTGTTGTTCTAAAGATTACGGCAACAAATATAATTACCGTAAGAATCTCTACTACTATCTGAACAATAGCAAGATCTGGTGCCTGGAGCAAAATAAACAGAATTGCCACAGAAAAACCAACTGCACCCACTGCTATCGCTGCCGCCAGTAAATCCTTTATTTCAATTGCGATGATTGCAGCAATAATCATAAAAACTAAAAATAGATATATCTCAATCATTATCTCACTCCTAACAGTAGCAATATTATCAATAGTCCTAAAAATATCCAGCCTATATATCCCTGTAACTCACCAGTGTGAATAGCAGAAAAGATGCTTCCAAGCGCAACTACAATCCGTGACAAAGCCTGGTAGGTTATGACAAAGAATTTATTTATCACTTCTCGGAAGAGAACTGAAAATCCTCCCGATACCCCACGTAGATAATTATAGAAATCAAATGCACCCTCTTCACCAAATTTGTAGGTTTTTTCTAACATATCAATTTGGTGAACAGATGAATAAAAATTTGGACCGGTAATTCTTGCCTCTTCTGTATCAAGAACCTCGCCTCCGACAAATATCTTTCCCTTCCGGGGTCTGAGTGCGGTTCCGAAAATAAAGATGATTAGTCCGATTCCAATGCCTGTAATCATCAAAATTGTGGTCAACCCCGCAGACCAGAATCCAATTGGGGCAATCTTCAAAAATGGCAGTGCGGGATAAATCAGCCTTGAAAGCGGTATTTGCTCCGCGAAAATGCCAAATATGATACACAAGAAGGCAAGTATTAATGTAGGTGTTACCATTTCAAATCGCACTTCTCGCACCTTATCAAATTCCATTGGCCTTTCACCTAAGAATAAAGAATGTATCATCTTCAAAAAAGATGCCAAAGTTAAAACACTTCCAAACATCGCAGCAACCAAGAATATAATCCATAAATTCGTTTCTTTATTCAATTCAATTATTCCCTGATATACCATCCATTTTGAATAAAAACCATTGAACGGTGGAACTCCGGAAATTGCAAATGCCGCCACAATAAAACAGAACGCTGTTAAAGGCATCCTTGTACCAAGACCACCAAGATGGTCAAGTTCGGTTGTGCGTGCACGATATTCAACCGAACCTGCAGACAAAAACAAACAGGCTTTGTATATTACGTTATTTATCATATGAAACAGCCCCCCTGCAACTGCCACTGGTACGCCTGTACCGATGCCAAGAATCATATACCCTACCTGTGATACCGCATGGAATGATAACAAGCGCATCGCCTCTTTTTGCACAAGTGCCATCATAACGGCAAAGATAATCGTTATTGCACCAATAACCATCAAGGTCATTCTTATCGGCATTGACTGAGTTATGTCAAATATATAATAAGAAATCCTGACGAGAAAATATATACCTAATAGTTTATCAAGACTCGCTGGAATAAACGCCATCGTTGAAGCAGGTACAACCTTTGCTGCCTCCGGAATCCAGGTATGCAATGGCATCGCACCTGCCTTGGCAAGGGCACCGACAAGAAGCAAAATATAGGCGGTGATTAAAACACCACTATTAAGCCCAAGTAAAGGCTCGGCAGGAAAGTTTGCATTACCGACAACCGAATAAACAATGATTATCCCCAGCATCAAAATGAAGTCCGAAACTCCCACAATCGTCAATGCCTTCCTTGCCGCTAATACACTGTATTTTTTACCGACGAGTAAAATACCATAGAGGGAAAAAACGAGCATATTCCAGAATATCAGCATCAATATCAAATTCCCGCTGAGGACCACACCGTTAGCCCCGGAAAGTGTTAATCCAAGGTATAATTGATAGACCTCCTCTCCATGCATCTTCTTCATCGTAATCTCTGAATAGAGTAAAATCAAAAATGCAAAAAACGAATTAAACAGGAGGATAAATCTTGTGAGATTATCGACATAAATGCGGAAATCAATTCCCGGGATGCTGGCAATGTTATATGAGAAATATTGATTCTGAAAGAGCAGGTAAATCCTCAGAGAAAGATAGAAGGTGATGACAAATCCAAGGAAACCCATTATTTTGCGAAGGCGTTTTATCAAAAAGCCGAGCAATCCACACATCACCGGGAGGAGTAAGATATAATAAAGTTCACTCATTAGATGCCTCCGAGATAGGTTAAAATTTCATAAAAAAAGATTCCCAGAACAAGGGAAAGCAATGTTAGAACAAAGACCACCCCGATTTCAACAACCCCCGGCTTCCTTTCCATCTTCACCATCATAAGGTCACATTTCTCCCCATAGAATAATTCATGATAAAAGCGGTCACTGTATAAAAGAGTAAATATTGCTACTGCAATCGCAAAGAATCCAAAAAGAATGTTCTTCTGCACCGCACCAATTACAACCATCAGTTTGGCGAAAAAGCCGATCATTGGGAAGAAACCCACTAATGAACTAAACAACAATGCCATATTGACTGTGAGGACCGGTGAGACCTTGAGCATACAGGAAATATTTTTGATATTTGCCTCGCCGGTAACATCTTCAATCGTGCCTGTGCCGTAAAAGAGACCAGATTTTGCCAGGGCATGGGCTAAAATATAGATGATCGCACCGTATTTTCCAAAATAACCACCAGCAGCAAATCCCAAGAGGATAAAACCAATTTGGCTTATCGTGGAATAGGCGAGTAGATACCGCAACCGATTGGTGATGTAAGCCGAACCGCCGGCAATTAAACTGGAAATGACCGCCAGATAACCAATAACCAAAAAATAGTTCACTGGTATCGCAGGATTATCGACAAAAAGCCGGTAAAACAATATTAAACCAAGATTTTCAGCAATCCCGGCGAGCGAGCCACCAATGGCAGAAGGAATCGCAGCGTAGGCAGGTATCAACCAAAAATGCAGTGGCAGAATCACTGATTTGGCAAAAATCCCAATGGTGAGCAAGACAATCGCCGGAATACTAAAGTTTTTTATTTCGGAGATTAAAAAAGAATTATTATCAAGATACAAGATACCAATTCCGATAAGCATCAATCCGGCAGCCAATAGGTTGGTGATGAATACCACATTGCCTGCCTCAATCTGTTCATTCCGGCGATAGTAAACAACTGCCCGCCATACTCCAAGGGTTGAAAGTTCCCAGCAGAGATACATCCATAATAAGTTGGTGGTGAGTGCCACCCCGATACCTGAAAGCACAATTAATAGCAGCATTAAGTAATATTCTAACCTGTGCCCTTTCTGCCTTATCGTACCCAAAGCATAGAGGAAAGACATAAAACCAATGAACAAAAAGCTAACTGCCAGAAAAATGCCGATTTTATCAGTTATCAAACCAAATTCCGCCATGAACTACCTCTTTTCATCTTCGATATTTTCTTCTTAGTTCTTCCGTCTTCATATAAGATAGTTTAAGCAAATCCTTGCCCGTATATTTCTTTTTACCATTTTCATAAACAGCCGTTCGCTCAGTACAACAATAGCACGGATCAACCGCAGCCAAAATTAGAGCCGCATCAGCAATTGAATAACCTTTAACCGCCGCAACATTTGAAGCAATGTTCATATAACTCGGCGCCCGAATTTTATGACGCACAGGCATGTTTGAACCATCAGAACGCACATAGTGGAAGACCTCACCCCGAGGGGCCTCATGACGACCAATCCCTTCCCCGGGTGGTATTTCCTCAATCTTTGTTTCAATTGGACCCTCTGGCATATTTTTGAGACACTGACGCACAATCTTTATTGATTCAAAACACTCCAACAATCTCACTTTTGCCTTTGCGAGAACATCCCCTTCTTCAAATACTACGATATTCCAGTCTACTTTATCATAGGCATCGTATGGATCATCTTTACGGACATCAATAGCCACACCCGAACCTCGGGCAGTCGGACCCAATACTCCATAGGCGATCGCATCCTCTTTTTTCAAAATTCCCACCCCTTCAAGTCTCGCTCGAATCACCGGATCGTCAAGAATTGCCTTTGTAAACATTGCTGTTTTCTCTTCAATCAAATTCAAATATTCTTCAATCTTTGGATAGTCTTCAGGCAGTATATCCCTTCTTGCGCCACCAATCTTGTTTATTGCATAATGGTTGCGATTGCCCATGATAAGTTCAAATAAATCAAGCAAGGGTTCGCGATAACGCCACACCCACATCCAGACTGTATTATAACCAATGAAATGACCAGCAAGACCAAGCCATAGGTAATGGGAGTGTATTCTCTCCAGTTCGCCAATAATCGTTCTAATATACTGAGCCCGGGGCGGCGGTTTGATACCGCAGATATCCTCAACTGCCAGGCAATAGGCATAAGGGTGGGAATCAGAACAGATCCCGCATATTCGCTCCACAAGAAATGGGACCTGGTCAAAGGTCATGGTCTGGGCAATATACTCGTGACCACGATGGTTGTAACCGAGATTTATTTCTAAATCAACCACCTTCTCACCCTCAACAATCAGTTTGAAAAATTCAGGTTCTTCCTGAAGGGGATGATAGGGTCCGATAGGCACCACCCGATATTTCGGATTTCGGATTTCGAATTTCGAATTTATCTCACTCATAGTCTCTCCTCAATGGATATGTCCCTTCGGGCCAATCATCTGAAGTTAAAAGTGGAATGAGATTTGGATGGCCGATAAAATCAACCCCAAGCAATTCGTGAATCTCTCTTTCAATCCAGTTGGCGGCGGGGAGAAAATCAGCAAGACTCTTAATCTTTGGGTCATCTTTAGGGACGACTGTTTTGATATTATAGTATGTGCCGCTTGGGTCATGAGAAAAATGATATAATATTTCTATCCCTGCATGGGTGTCAATCCCGGTAGCAATGGATAATCGGCAACCCAAATCATAAAAGAGATATCGAGCAAAATCATAAACGCGATCCCGATTTATTCGGATATAAGTCCGCCTTGGAGAATGGATTTTAATTTCAACCCCCGGGAATTTGTTCTTTATCTCATTTAATATCGCCTCGGAATATTCCTTCTTCATATACTCCCCTTACGCTCTTTTACCATACCCATAATTCGCTTTCCAGCCATATCTGCACACTTCATTTCAATCTCTGCAAAGCCTTTACCACCCCCATAATTATCGCTTCCGGTTTCGGAGGACAACCTGGGATATAGACATCAATCGGCAGATGCTTATCATAAGGACCGACGACATTATAAGATTTTTCAAACATATGACAATGACAGGTGCAGGTTCCAACACCAATCACCAAACAAGGTTTAGGGGTTTCTTCATAAACCCGTAATACCCTTGGTAAACTCTTTCTATTTAGAACCCCTGTTACGAGTAAGGCATCGGCATGTCGGGGTGAACCGACAAGGACGATCCCAAATCTTTCCACATCCCATCTTGGGGTCAAAACATCCAAAATTTCAATATCACAATTATTACAGGAAGCAGCCGCAACATGAAAAACCCAGGGCGATTTTTTTAATCCCCAGAGTTTGAAATTTCCCATCCCTCGCCTCCTTTTCAAAAACCCTTTAACGCCAGTACCACACCGACTATTGCTAAAATTCCCATAAACAGCCAGAAAAATTTTAAAGTTTGGTCAATGCGCAATCGGGGATTTGTATTTTTTATCAAAATTACCAAACCCAGGATTAATAGAAATTTCAAAATTGCCCACCAGTCCCCAATGCCACCCCATAAAAGCGAAATCATAAATAGGGGTAAAAGAAAGAGCATCATCGCCCGGGTGATTTTGTAAAGTCCGAGCGCGACGCCTGAATATTCGATATAAGGTCCAGCCATGATTTCTTGTTCTGCCTCGGGAATGTCAAATGGTACAAAACCAAGTTTTGCCTGGATAACGAATAAAAATATCAATCCGAAGATAATGCCCGAGATTGAATAAAGAAATGGACCATGCATCTGCTGATATTGGATTATATCGCCAAACTTTATTGTGCCCCCGGCTTTTAAAACAATTCCGGCAAGGGTGATTAAAAATGGCAACTCATATGCGAAATACTGTGTCATCTCCCTTGAAGCACCAACGCTCGCTAGGGGATTGCGCGAAGCTGAACCACCGATGATAACTCCGATTGGCGGTAGA
Proteins encoded in this region:
- a CDS encoding kelch repeat-containing protein — encoded protein: MAGFSQYSYIVAILLVIIACGGKNNCPMIPVTPSGPESGLVDSFYNFSSAAIDIDEDNVALRFDWGDGVISEWTDFVGSGESTTARHSWSTPDIYLVRAQAIDVNGDTSGWSSPAQIVITGVGGPWVKRAEMPTKRDGLGIGVVDGKLYAIGGYSKYTYYCDKNEVYDPMIDSWTTKSPMPTPRYGAGAAVVNGKIYVIGGENGGALSTNEMYDPQTDTWTTKAPMSFPRECLGIAVVDNKIYAIGGYANGNYLGTNEVYDPGINQWFTRAPMPTLRAWVGVGVVNGKIYVIGGANDSGYLSVVEVYDPATNTWETKTDMSLKRGGLAVGVVNGKIYAIGGFDGKNFLSLNEEYDPNSNTWTTKPAMPTPRRALAVGVVNNKIYAIGGISVFGNYRSENEEFSP
- a CDS encoding 4Fe-4S binding protein, producing MRKPKLRELGEAIRAIFKGPYTSKFPFKPSPAAKRFRGKIEFNFDKCILCGACVEVCPANARAQIDDKIKRVRREIHYQERCIYCGQCVAYCTTKEGIYHTQEYDLAQIKKEGYENAIEKELILCERCGEVITTRAHLLWIARRVGELAYANPNLFLVLSQEFGEEAMPKMPSPPPYRSEHLRFLCPSCRRTVYLQEVWGY
- the mnhG gene encoding monovalent cation/H(+) antiporter subunit G, which codes for MISPIGWIIIWIGILFNLLGTVGLVRFPDIYNRLQTSTKCVTLGSFGLMIGIFLLYGFSQTGIKALICGVFLLLTNPVGAHALLKGSLHYGIKLWKESIIDRYGAEKLGGEQIEEKGLRGENKGE
- a CDS encoding monovalent cation/H+ antiporter complex subunit F — its product is MILMFIVLTFSAFLCLYRIQQGPTIPDRAVGVDIMGTIFVNITALTAIFYNLPYLMDLAIIIALFSFIGTLALAKYLERRSLDD
- a CDS encoding Na+/H+ antiporter subunit E; translated protein: MKYVIYFVIGFGLWLLLTLTTNLDHIIAGVIVVLLGTILFGGYFTDKPQKLLQPHRLFWLIIYVPVFIWYMIKANLDVAYRTLHPQRPLKPGIVKIKTNLKSDTGKVFLANSITLTPGTMTVDIDGDYLYIHWIYVQATDIENASKIIARPFERFLRRIFD
- a CDS encoding proton-conducting transporter membrane subunit, with amino-acid sequence MTFLPLLIAIPLLSAFLIPLLSKLWKPFAPIIGNITTFLLFVLSLYGIAVIQGFPMLVYKFGNWPPPIGIVFSFDALSAFMTLVISIVVFSGALFAIRYLNHYTGQWKFWTLYMLITTGLMGISVTGDLFNMFVWIEISAIASYALVSFGIEAEELEASFKYMVMGEIAGMTLLLTIALIYAKTSTLNLADIALSLQSIKDSAFYWSILSLLLFAFSVKAALVPFHFWLPDAHPAAPAPISSLLSGVFIKVLGVYTSARFIFNIFGLNRENAPFFFNILIGLGLLSIIFAGVTALNQNDYKRLLGYSTVSQVGYIMLGLGVGNFYGVAGAILYILAHALAKGLLFLTSGSVVYATGTRDINKLGGLGERMPTTAWSFRFGALSLIGLPPLVGFFAKFLIAIGAIKQGFLWLAIVAIGFSGVTLGYLLKIENNVYLKKNGVEAKESPFLMRVAMVFLVILIILLGIGYKPMMDFVIQPAAEALLRGTEYINLILGGF
- a CDS encoding four helix bundle protein, producing MGEEGKIRLKRGKKGIVEKGMGEEGRKEMNGGKGVKGLMVKGYTKLIVWKNACELRKLVYEITKKFPRSIKQNIQEGYKRSSIGDYIHHLSIAQGSLGELSGDVDDCLEDNLINNREYAVLNNLIVRTDYLLMRLIQSLTKKKLEVTA
- a CDS encoding NADH-quinone oxidoreductase subunit K, whose amino-acid sequence is MVVFASCMILFLIGLYAVVAKRNLIKIAIGFAIMEYAVNLLFALIGFKKGAIAPIITKLDMPHNFVDPVPQALVLTAIVIGLGTTALLLSFIVRIYEKFKTFDVSEIKKLKG